The Candidatus Binatota bacterium DNA window CGTTGCCGTGGTTGAGATGATACTGCTCGTGGGCTTGGCCATTCCTACATGGGCCGAGCAGAAAGCGACGCCCCCCGCTGAAGACGAGGTCGGCCTGGTCGTGCGTGCGGTTGGCGAACAGTTTGCTTGGAACTTTCACTACCCGGGACCCGACGGCAAGTTCGGCCGCACCGCCATCGAGTTGGTGGACGGCGGCAACCCGCTGGGCCTGGACAGCAGCGATCCGGCTGCTGCCGATGACATCACCACCATCAACCAGTTTCACTTTCCCGTAGGCGAAAAGGTACTGTTGTACCTGAGCTCCAAGGACGTCATCCACTCGTTCTTCCTTCCCGTGATGCGCGTCAAGCAGGACGCCATACCGGGCATGACCGTGCCCCTGTGGTTTGAGGCCACCGAGACCGGTTCCTTCGAGGTGGGCTGTGCCCAGCTCTGTGGCCTGGGCCACTACCGCATGAAGGGCTACATGACTATAGACACGGCCGAGTCTTTTGCCGCCTGGATGAAAGAACAGGCCGAACTGGCTTCCTTCGAAGACGACTACTACTAGCCCTGCGCCCCCGTTCGGGGGGGTGGGCGCGAGCAGGCTGCAGGTCACCCGCCTGTGCGCCGCTTGTGCGCCGCTTGTGCAAAGCGGCGCCGAAGTGCGGTGAACGCAGAAAAGGCCTTGCAATGACTGGGCAAACCACGGTTTAATGGGCATCGAGTCCCTGCTGCCCCCCCCGCAGTGAGGACCACGAACAATCTCCTGGAGGACTTAAGTGGTCAACGATCGTAAGACTTTAGTATTCGCCGCACTGCTGCCCTTTCTTTTTGCCTCGCTTGTGCTCACCGGCGCCGCGTGGGCTCACGACGACCCCAGCAGCGACGGACTGATAGACGGCGGCGGCAGTTACAAAACCGACTGCGTTTCCAAGTTCCAGACCGGTCTGGAACTCAACTACCCGGCAGCGCCGAAAAAATCGAAAGAACTCCGCTGCATTGACGGCGACCTGTCCTGCGATGCCGACGGTGCGGTGGACGGTAGCTGCACCTTCAATGTGGGGCTGTGCCTGGCCGACGACGAGGACATCGCCTTGTGTACGCCCGCAGGAGTGCCCGTGGGCGGAGTTGAAATAAAGAACAAACCGCTCGGCCACAAAAAATACGACGCCGACCTGCAAACCTTGCAGGACGAGGTCGACGCCCTGCTCGACCCAAGCGGCGTCGCCTGTGACGACCCCGGCGCGGGTGGCGGCAACTGTTTTACCTGCACCGACTCGCAGGTGCCCCTTACTGCTTCATTGTCGGAGAAGAAAGGCAAAAAGAAGGTCAAGGTCAAGGTCCTCACCGAGCCCGGTGGCCTGAAGAACAAACCCATCAAGGACTCCGACAAGCTCAAGCTGCGCTGTGTAGAGTGCGAGGCCGCCGGCACCTTTGAGCATATAGCCGACATCGTCTTCAAGACCGGCTGCGCCGCGTCGGGAGTGTGTCACACCGGGCCGACTGCTGCCGCGGGACTCAACCTAGACCCCGACCAGGCAGGTGGGCTCGACGCGCTTTACGACGAACTGGTCATCGAGGCCGCAACAGCGACTGGCGCTTCGCCGCTCGGCATGGCGCGTATTCTTGCGGGCGATACCAACCTGGGTACGCCCACATCGGCCAGCCTGCTTTACGAAAAACTGCTCAAGACGGCCAGTGAACTCGACCAGTTGTGCACCGACGGTGGCCAGCTGGCCGGTTGCCTGGGCGTCAACATGCCTCCGGGGTCAGACGTATATTCCACCGGTAAGCTGGAACTGCTGCAGACCTGGGTAGAGGCCGGCGCGCCGCGCGATGGCTGGGTTGCTGGTGCCAGCTGCGGCGAGCCCGAGGATATATGGACGCCGCTCGACCCGCCCGCGGCGCCTGCTCTCGGAGAGGGGTTCCAGGTGCACATGCCGGCCCCCGCTGGTTTCACGGTGGAGCCGGGTACCGAGTTTGAAGGCTGCCAGTGGATAGAGATGCCCGCCGAGATAACCGACACCTGGTACATCGAGCGCGTGGAGCTGCACGCCAACTCGGGCACCCACCACATCATATTGTGGGAGCCCAATAACTCCTCTTCCGGTTACGCGACTTCGTTCGACCCGGGCGATTCGCTCTGCGCCAAGAA harbors:
- a CDS encoding cytochrome c oxidase subunit II; this encodes MENVIYGWWLPPDVSTHGHQIDFIINFLHWFMLALFVGWGVFMTVALVKFRARPGHKANPAGVTSHLSTYMEIGVAVVEMILLVGLAIPTWAEQKATPPAEDEVGLVVRAVGEQFAWNFHYPGPDGKFGRTAIELVDGGNPLGLDSSDPAAADDITTINQFHFPVGEKVLLYLSSKDVIHSFFLPVMRVKQDAIPGMTVPLWFEATETGSFEVGCAQLCGLGHYRMKGYMTIDTAESFAAWMKEQAELASFEDDYY